The window TTCGGAGTGGGCCAAGCGTGCGTTGATCATGCAGGCGTTTGCCTATCATCAGGATGGGGATTACCCGAACAGCCGTTCTGCGGCACAGCGGTTCATTGATTTTTACCCCGACGATGACGATGCTGCTTATGCGGCTTATCTGCTGGCCCTCAGCTATTATGATCAGATTGATGATGTGGGCCGCGATCAGGGTCTGACCTTTCAGGCACTGCAAAGCCTGCGTTCCGTGATTGAGCGCTATCCTGACAGCGAATATGCGCGTGGCTCGATCCTGAAATTCGATCTGGCGTTTGATCACCTCGCCGGTAAAGAAATGGAAATCGGTCGCTATTATTTGCGCCGTGACCACTATGCTGCTGCCATTAACCGCTTCCGCGTGGTTGTTGAGGATTTCCAGACCACCACCCACACGGCTGAGGCACTGCACCGTCTGGTAGAGGCATATCTGAGCCTTGGTTTGACGGATGAGGCGCAGACCGCAGGCGCGATTTTAGGTCACAACTATCAGTCGACCGAATGGTACGAGGACAGCTACAAGCTGCTTACCGGACGCGGTCTTGAGCTTAAATCGCTTGGCAACAACTGGTTGTCGGCTATTTACCGTCAAACGCTGAAAGGCGATTGGATCTAACGTGCGCACCCGCACGCCTGTGACGGAACCTGTTTGATGCTGCGCGGTCTAGACATATCCGACATGCTGATCATTGAAAGGCTGGAGCTGAATTTTCAGCCCGGCCTCAATGTGTTGACGGGTGAGACGGGCGCGGGGAAATCTATCCTGCTTGATAGTCTGGGCTTTGTCTTGGGGTGGCGCGGGCGCGCCGATCTGGTGCGTCAGGGCGCTGCACAAGGTGAAGTGACCGCGTGGTTTGATCTTGACGAAAATCACCCAGCGCGGGCAGTTCTGGAAGAAGCCGGTCTGCCTGTAACGGATGAGCTGATCTTGCGCCGGATCAACACCGCAGATGGCCGCAAGACTGCCTGGGTCAATGACCGGCGTTGTTCTGGTGAGGTGTTGCGCGCGCTGAGCGAAACATTGGTTGAACTACACGGCCAGCATGATGATCGCGGATTGCTCAATCCCAGAGGTCACCGGACCATTCTCGATGATTTTGCTGGGCTTGATGCGGCCCGCGCAAAGGTGCGTAGCGCTTGGAGCGAGATGGCGCGCATCCGCAAAGCGCAGGCCGCCGCTGCCAAGGCGCAAGAAGAGATCCGTGCCGAAGAAGAATTCCTGCGCTATGCCGTATCTGAACTGGATAAGCTGAGGCCGGAAGAGGGCGAAGAAGCTGCGCTAGATACCAAACGCCGGATGATGCAGGCCGCCGAGAAAATCCGTGCAGATGTCGTTAACGCCTATGAGGCGATGGGCCAAAGCGGTGCAGAGGCGCAGTTGGCTGATGCATTCCGGTGGCTTGACGGGGCTGCGGCACGCGCTGACGGCACGTTGGAAGAACCGATGGCCGCGCTGAACCGCGCGATGATCGAGCTGGACTCAGCGATGGAAGGCGTCGTTCAGGCGATTGAGGCGATGTCATTCGATGCCCATGAACTTGAAGACACCGAAGAGCGGCTGTTTGCTATTCGGGGGCTCGCGCGAAAACACGATGTGCAGCCGGATGAGCTGGCCGGTTTTGCCGATACGCTCCGCACCAAGTTGAACGCGCTGGACGCGGGTGAGGCCGAGCAGGCGAAGCTGATTGCAGAAGTCCGCGCAGCAGAAACTGCCTATGACGTTACAGCGCAAGCGCTCAGCGATGCGCGCGCCAAAGCCGCAGCCAAACTGGACAAAGCCGTTAGCGGTGAGCTTGCACCACTAAAGATGGAGCGTGCGGTTTTTGCGACGCAGATCACACCCGAGGCAGAGGGCCCTGAAGGCCGTGACGCAGTTTCCTTTACAGTTGCCACAAACCCCGGTGCGCCTGCGGGGCCGATCAACAAGATCGCCTCTGGGGGTGAACTGAGCCGCTTTCTGCTGGCCCTGAAGGTGTGCCTGACGCAAGGCCAATCCGGCCTTACCCTGATCTTCGACGAAATTGACCGCGGTGTGGGCGGGGCCACGGCCGATGCGGTAGGCCGTCGATTGGCCGCGATTGCCGAAGGTGGTCAAGTGCTGGTCGTGACCCATTCGCCTCAGGTAGCGGCGTTGGGTGCCCATCATTGGCGGGTCGAGAAATCAGTGACCAAAGGCATGACAACAACCAATGTCGTGCCACTTACCACGGAAGAGCGGGTGGACGAAGTTGCCCGCATGGTGGCCGGTGACACGATCACCGATGCCGCCCGAGAGGCCGCTCGCGCCTTGCTGAGCGCCTGACGGCTTGAAACAGCAGCCGCAATATGGTTTCCGCAAGGGTAACCTTTCCGCGTGCCTTGCAATTGAAAGCGCCCCATGACCGAGCCTTCCCGCTCACTTTTGTCACAGCAGTTGACCCTAGTCGTTGGCAGTGCCCGCGATGGGTGGCGCGTTCTGCGGCATAAGGGACCGGGAAAGATCACCTTCTGGTTCATCGCCCTTCTTGTTGGTATTGCCGCCGGCTTTGCCGCGCTGTTGTTCCGAAAGGGTATCTACGGGCTGCAAACAATGCTGTACGGCACGGATGATGTTCAGCATTTGCATAGTTTCCTGATTGGGTTGGAGTGGTACTGGATTGTCATCATTCCGACTGTCGGGGGGCTGGTCTCCGGGCTTATCCTTCACCATTTCACGCGTGATGCGCGCGCGCGATCGGTTGCGGATGTGATTGAGGGGGCTGCCTTGCATGAGGGCAGGGTAGAGACGCGTGCAGGTCTGGCGTCCGCGTTGGCATCTATGGTCACATTGGGGACCGGCGGATCATCCGGGCGCGAGGGGCCGGTCGTCCATCTGGCGGCGGTTATATCAACTTGGATCAACCGCCGGATCAATGCGGACGGGATCACGGGGCGTGACCTTTTAGGATGTGCCGTAGCAGCCGGTGTATCGGCCAGCTTCAATGCCCCGATCGCCGGTGCGCTTTTCGCGCTCGAAGTCGTGCTGCGCCACTTTGCTGTCCATGCTTTTGCACCCATTGTGATTGCAAGCGTTGCAGGGACTGTGATCAACCGGTTGGAATTCGGCGGTGTGACAGAATTCAAGTTACCGGTCATGGGGGATCTTCAATTTTATGTCGAACTACCGGCATTTTTGCTTTTGGGTCTGACCTGTGGTCTGGTTGCGGTCGTCCTGATGCGCGCGGTCTTCTGGGCTGACAACATTGGCAATTACATCCAATCCCGCACCAAATTGCCGCGCTACATCCGCCCGATGGCAGCAGGTGCCTTGCTTGGCGGGATTGCCTTGTGGTTTCCGCATATCATTGGCGTCGGGTATGAGACCACTTCGCTGGCTTTGACGGGGGAACTTGTGTTCCATGAGGTCGTGATTTTCGCAGTGCTCAAGGTGGTGGCAGTGGCGATCACACTGGGCGGCCGCATGGGGGGTGGTATCTTTTCGCCCTCGTTAATGGTTGGCGCACTGGTGGGGCTGGCTTTTGGCCTGATCGCCACAGGGTTCTTCCCGAACGTTTCAGGCTCAACCTCGCTCTATGCACTGGCGGGCATGGGCGCTGTGGCTGCGGCCGTGCTGGGTGCACCTATTTCCACCACGCTGATTGTGTTTGAGCTGACGGGTGACTGGCAGACTGGTCTGGCGGTTATGGTCGCGGTCAGTTTGTCCACGGCGCTTGCCTCCAATCTGGTTGACCGCAGCTTTTTCCTGACCCAGATCGAGCGGCGCGGCATTCACCTTGCAGCTGGTCCGCAGGCCTATCTTTTGGCTATGTTTACAGCATCCAAGACCATGCGCGCACCCGAACATCCACGCGCAGCGGATGAGACGACATGCTGGGAAATGATTGGTGACGGGCTTTATATCGACGGCGCCACGACACTGGAAACAGCGATCCCGATGTTCGAGAATTCAGGCGCGCTGTTTCTACCAGTGGTCAGGTTGTCTGCGGATGCCGCGCCGCCTGAATTGCTGGGCGCGTTGTTCCATGTAGATGCCTTGCGCGCGTATAATCGCGCGCTGGCAGCCACCGCAGCCGAGGAACATTCCTAGATCTGCTCGACAGCGATCTCTTCCATGTTGTGAAAGGCAAGATGGTCTTTGATCCGCTCGACAACTTCTTTCGGCTCTTCATAAGACCAAACAACGTTTTCCAACGTCCGGCTTTTGGTGACGACGGAAAAGTAGCGTGCGTCGCCTTTGTGCGGACAATGAGAGGTCTTGTCGCTTGGATCAAGAAAGGCCATCGCGATATCTTCACGCGGGAAGTAGATTACCGGCGGATAGTCCCCTTCGACAAGCTCCAGCGCATTGCTGCTTTCGCCCAGAACGGCCCCGCCTGCGCGGATAGCCCAAGTGCCCGGTGCTTTTCGGATAGTAATGTAGTCAACCATGTATATCTCCCCCCAACGTGATTAGCGCCCCTCAGATAGGTGCGGTTGCCGCACTTAACCACTGTTTTGCAGCGGCTGAAACCCGCGGGCCGATTTTTGTTTCAACCTCGGCATGATAGCTGTTCAGCCAATCCCGAGCTGCCGGTTCCAGAAGCTCTGGCACAATCAAACGTCGATCAATCGGCGCAAAGGCTAAGGTGCGCCAGTCCAGCATTTTGCGATGTGCGTCACCGGCAGGCAAATCGGGTGCTTCTTGTGCAACCAGAAGGTTTTCGATGCGGATGCCGAAAGCGCCCTCACGGTAATAGCCCGGTTCGTTACTAAGGATCATACCCGGTTCAAGCGGTACCTTGCTGATCCTGCTCAGGCGCTGTGGCCCTTCATGCACGCTGAGATACGCGCCTACGCCGTGGCCCAGACCATGATCAAAATCCTGACCAGCCAGCCAAAGCGGCATGCGGCCAATCGCCTCGATGTGCGCGCCGGCAAGGCCAGTCGGCCAGCGCAGGCGGCTCATGGCAATCATCCCGGCAAGAACGCGGGTAAAGGCATGACAGGCCTCTAGCGGTGGGGTGCCGATGGCGACTGTGCGGGTGATGTCGGTGGTGCCATCAAGGTATTGGCCGCCGCTGTCCAGCACGATCAAGTGACCCTCTTCAAGGCGCGTGTCGGTTTCTTCGGTCACGCGGTAGTGCATGATCGCCCCGTTCGGACCGGTCCCTGCGATGGTTTCAAAGCTGATATCCTGCAAGCCGTTATCACGGCGGCGCATGGCTTCCAGCTGGGTGACAACCTGAATCTCTGTCAGGCTGCCGATAGGCTGCGCATCCAGCCAACACAACAGTTCAACGATGGCAGCACCATCGCGCAAATGCGCAGCAGCAGACCCTTCGATCTCGGCCACATTCTTGCAGGCCTTGGGCAAGGCGCATGGCTCTGCTCCTGCGGTTGCGGCCTCTCCAAGGGTGTCGGCGACGATCTGTGGCACGGTGGACGTGTCGATCCGTACAGGACCTCCTAGCGCCTCAAGCGCAGGCAGGAAGCGATCAGGGGATTGTAGTCGTACATTTTCCCCCAAATGATCCATGAGGCCTGTATATTTTGACGGCTCGGAATATAGATCAACCGTGCTGTCAGCATGTAATATGGCAAAGGCATGCACCACCGGGTTACGTTCGATATCCGCGCCGCGAATATTTAGAAGCCAACAAATGCTGTCGGGCAGGGTGATCACGGCCGCGCGCTGCTGTGCATCGCTGAGGGTTTTGGCCAGTCGCGTCCGCTTAGCGTCATGGCTTTCGCCGGCGAATTCCAAAGGATGCACCTTTGCAGGTTCCATCGGCGGGGCAGGTTGATCGTCCCAGATCGCATCCACCAGATTGTCGCTTTGGACCAAAGTGATCCCGCTGCCTGCCAATGCGCTTTCGGTTTGGGTGATCTGGTCTGCGGTGTGAAGCCAAGGGTCAAAGCCGATGCGCCCGCCGTTGGGTAGCTGGCTGCGCAACCACTGGGCCATTGAAATCTCGGGCCAATGCACGGGCGTGAATTCCGCTGCTACCTGCGCTTTTACTTGTGTGCGGTACCGACCGTCGATGAAGACACCAGCCACGTCGCCCAGAGCCACACAAAACCCTGCGGATCCTGTAAAACCCGTCAGCCAGGCCAAGCGCGCATCGCGGGCCGCCACGTATTCCCCCTGATGAGCATCAGCGCGTGGTACCACAAAGCCATCCAGTCCCGCTTTGGCAATTTGCATGCGCAAAGCATTGAGCCGTGGTGGCCCTTGTTCCGGTCGGGCCGTGACCTCAAATGATTGAAACACCACGTCCCTCCTTCATTGTGCCGTTAATCGTGCTTTTGCCGGTTCAGCTTGCGCGCCGCATGCCCAAAACCCGTGCCCGTTTGCGCGGATCAGTGTCGAACAAGGACGCAAGTTGTTCGGTCATCGCACCGGCAAGCTGTTCAACATCCGTGATGGTGACAGCGCGTTCATAGTAGCGCGTCACGTCATGGCCGATACCGATGGCAAGCAGTTCAACCGCTTTCTTCTTTTCGACCATGGCAATCACATCGCGTAGGTGTTTTTCAAGAAAGTTCGCAGGGTTTACAGACAGGGTGCTGTCATCCACAGGCGCGCCGTCCGAGATTACCATCAGAATTTTGCGCGATTCCGACCGCGCCATCATCCGGCGATGCGCCCATTCAAGCGCTTCACCATCAATGTTTTCCTTCAGCAAGCCTTCTTTCATCATCAGGCCCAGATTGGGCCGTGTCCGCCGCCAAGGTGCGTCAGCTGATTTGTAAATGATGTGGCGCAGATCGTTCAGGCGGCCGGGGCCTGTGGGACGGCCATCGTTCAGCCACGCCTCACGCGCTTGTCCGCCCTTCCACGCCCGCGTGGTAAAGCCAAGGATTTCTACCTTTACGTTGCACCGCTCAAGCGTGCGCGCCAGAACATCGGCACAGATCGCAGCAATCGAGATCGGCCGCCCGCGCATAGAGCCCGAGTTGTCCAGCAGCAGGGTCACAACGGTATCGCGGAATTCGGTGTCTTTTTCGACCTTGAAGCTCAGCGGTGTGGTGGGGTTGGCAACGATCCGCGCCAAACGACCGGCGTCGAGGGTGCCTTCCTCCAGATCGAATTCCCAGCTGCGGTTCTGCTGCGCCTGAAGGCGGCGCTGCAACTTGTTGGCCAGACGGCTGACGGCCCCTTTCAGCGGTTCAAGCTGCTGATCCAGATAAGCGCGCAAACGTTCCAGTTCGACCGGCTCTGCCAGTTCTTCCGCCCCGACAATTTCATCGTGGTCGCTGAGATAGACCGTATAGTTGGGATCTGCGTCAGAAACAGGCTGTGGGGCAGGCGGTTCCATCGGCGCTTCGCCTTCGGGCATCTCGGCTTCTTCGCCCAGTTCCTGATCGGCCATATCGTCCATGGAGACTTGTGCCTGACTGGCGTCCTGCTGTTCCTCCTGGGACTGCTCGGGGGACGCGTCTGCGTCCTCCTCTTCCTGATCGTCGCTTCCGGTGCTGTCGGGATCATCCTGCTCGTCAGAGCCTTCTTCGGCCTCGTCTTCCTGATCTTCGTCCAAGCCGTCAGGGTCGTCACCCAATTGGTCTGCATAGCCGAGGTCGGTGATGATCTGGCGCGAAAATTTGGCGAAAGCTGTCTGGTCATCCAGAGTGTTCTCAAGGTCATCCAGCGTGCCGCCGCATTGCTCCTCGATGTAGCCGCGCCAAAGCTCCATGACGTTTTCCGCACCGGCGGGCATGTCGCGGCCTGTGGCCAGATGGCGCACCAGATATCCCGCAGCGACCGCCAGTGGCACGTCAGAAGCAGATGTTGCCTGATCGTAGCCCTTGCGCAGCGCTTCGTTCTTGATCTTTGCATCAATGTTGCCAGCGGTACCGGGCATGTCGCGCGCGCCCATGGCTTCGCACCGTGCGGTTTCCATTGCCTCATAGAGGTCCCGCGCCATTTCGCCTTGCGGCTGGTAACGCGCGTGGGTTTGCCCGTTGTGATACCGCCGGTTCAGGGCCAGCGCATCGGCGGTGCCGCGTGCAAGCATGACCTCATCGCGCGTCATACGGCGTGTCACCTGCGGCAGGCGCATGGCGTCACCGGTAAGCCCTGATGGATCGACCGAATAGCTTACGTTCAGATCAGGATCATTCGCCATTACCTTGGAGGCTTCGGCCAAGGCCTTTTTAAACGCGTCTGCTGGGTTGTCTGATTTGCTCATGAGGCCCTCGTCGGGAAGTGGTTGAATGACATTTCGCAGGTTTTTCAAGCAGGGTCAAAGGAGGTCCGT is drawn from Sulfitobacter sp. S223 and contains these coding sequences:
- a CDS encoding DUF427 domain-containing protein, yielding MVDYITIRKAPGTWAIRAGGAVLGESSNALELVEGDYPPVIYFPREDIAMAFLDPSDKTSHCPHKGDARYFSVVTKSRTLENVVWSYEEPKEVVERIKDHLAFHNMEEIAVEQI
- the cobT gene encoding cobaltochelatase subunit CobT — encoded protein: MSKSDNPADAFKKALAEASKVMANDPDLNVSYSVDPSGLTGDAMRLPQVTRRMTRDEVMLARGTADALALNRRYHNGQTHARYQPQGEMARDLYEAMETARCEAMGARDMPGTAGNIDAKIKNEALRKGYDQATSASDVPLAVAAGYLVRHLATGRDMPAGAENVMELWRGYIEEQCGGTLDDLENTLDDQTAFAKFSRQIITDLGYADQLGDDPDGLDEDQEDEAEEGSDEQDDPDSTGSDDQEEEDADASPEQSQEEQQDASQAQVSMDDMADQELGEEAEMPEGEAPMEPPAPQPVSDADPNYTVYLSDHDEIVGAEELAEPVELERLRAYLDQQLEPLKGAVSRLANKLQRRLQAQQNRSWEFDLEEGTLDAGRLARIVANPTTPLSFKVEKDTEFRDTVVTLLLDNSGSMRGRPISIAAICADVLARTLERCNVKVEILGFTTRAWKGGQAREAWLNDGRPTGPGRLNDLRHIIYKSADAPWRRTRPNLGLMMKEGLLKENIDGEALEWAHRRMMARSESRKILMVISDGAPVDDSTLSVNPANFLEKHLRDVIAMVEKKKAVELLAIGIGHDVTRYYERAVTITDVEQLAGAMTEQLASLFDTDPRKRARVLGMRRAS
- the recN gene encoding DNA repair protein RecN; this encodes MLRGLDISDMLIIERLELNFQPGLNVLTGETGAGKSILLDSLGFVLGWRGRADLVRQGAAQGEVTAWFDLDENHPARAVLEEAGLPVTDELILRRINTADGRKTAWVNDRRCSGEVLRALSETLVELHGQHDDRGLLNPRGHRTILDDFAGLDAARAKVRSAWSEMARIRKAQAAAAKAQEEIRAEEEFLRYAVSELDKLRPEEGEEAALDTKRRMMQAAEKIRADVVNAYEAMGQSGAEAQLADAFRWLDGAAARADGTLEEPMAALNRAMIELDSAMEGVVQAIEAMSFDAHELEDTEERLFAIRGLARKHDVQPDELAGFADTLRTKLNALDAGEAEQAKLIAEVRAAETAYDVTAQALSDARAKAAAKLDKAVSGELAPLKMERAVFATQITPEAEGPEGRDAVSFTVATNPGAPAGPINKIASGGELSRFLLALKVCLTQGQSGLTLIFDEIDRGVGGATADAVGRRLAAIAEGGQVLVVTHSPQVAALGAHHWRVEKSVTKGMTTTNVVPLTTEERVDEVARMVAGDTITDAAREAARALLSA
- a CDS encoding outer membrane protein assembly factor BamD, which produces MGFGGSARRLSVTLVAVAALSACGGSQDTGRFTKNFFNPQEIPLETYTPEQIFERGEFELNRKRPAEGAFYFAEIERLYPYSEWAKRALIMQAFAYHQDGDYPNSRSAAQRFIDFYPDDDDAAYAAYLLALSYYDQIDDVGRDQGLTFQALQSLRSVIERYPDSEYARGSILKFDLAFDHLAGKEMEIGRYYLRRDHYAAAINRFRVVVEDFQTTTHTAEALHRLVEAYLSLGLTDEAQTAGAILGHNYQSTEWYEDSYKLLTGRGLELKSLGNNWLSAIYRQTLKGDWI
- a CDS encoding chloride channel protein: MTEPSRSLLSQQLTLVVGSARDGWRVLRHKGPGKITFWFIALLVGIAAGFAALLFRKGIYGLQTMLYGTDDVQHLHSFLIGLEWYWIVIIPTVGGLVSGLILHHFTRDARARSVADVIEGAALHEGRVETRAGLASALASMVTLGTGGSSGREGPVVHLAAVISTWINRRINADGITGRDLLGCAVAAGVSASFNAPIAGALFALEVVLRHFAVHAFAPIVIASVAGTVINRLEFGGVTEFKLPVMGDLQFYVELPAFLLLGLTCGLVAVVLMRAVFWADNIGNYIQSRTKLPRYIRPMAAGALLGGIALWFPHIIGVGYETTSLALTGELVFHEVVIFAVLKVVAVAITLGGRMGGGIFSPSLMVGALVGLAFGLIATGFFPNVSGSTSLYALAGMGAVAAAVLGAPISTTLIVFELTGDWQTGLAVMVAVSLSTALASNLVDRSFFLTQIERRGIHLAAGPQAYLLAMFTASKTMRAPEHPRAADETTCWEMIGDGLYIDGATTLETAIPMFENSGALFLPVVRLSADAAPPELLGALFHVDALRAYNRALAATAAEEHS
- a CDS encoding aminopeptidase P family protein, translated to MFQSFEVTARPEQGPPRLNALRMQIAKAGLDGFVVPRADAHQGEYVAARDARLAWLTGFTGSAGFCVALGDVAGVFIDGRYRTQVKAQVAAEFTPVHWPEISMAQWLRSQLPNGGRIGFDPWLHTADQITQTESALAGSGITLVQSDNLVDAIWDDQPAPPMEPAKVHPLEFAGESHDAKRTRLAKTLSDAQQRAAVITLPDSICWLLNIRGADIERNPVVHAFAILHADSTVDLYSEPSKYTGLMDHLGENVRLQSPDRFLPALEALGGPVRIDTSTVPQIVADTLGEAATAGAEPCALPKACKNVAEIEGSAAAHLRDGAAIVELLCWLDAQPIGSLTEIQVVTQLEAMRRRDNGLQDISFETIAGTGPNGAIMHYRVTEETDTRLEEGHLIVLDSGGQYLDGTTDITRTVAIGTPPLEACHAFTRVLAGMIAMSRLRWPTGLAGAHIEAIGRMPLWLAGQDFDHGLGHGVGAYLSVHEGPQRLSRISKVPLEPGMILSNEPGYYREGAFGIRIENLLVAQEAPDLPAGDAHRKMLDWRTLAFAPIDRRLIVPELLEPAARDWLNSYHAEVETKIGPRVSAAAKQWLSAATAPI